aggtcctgggttcgatccctagcggaggcagtcatttaaatttaattaacctctagatctatatacacatgtatatatataaggtcCATCTGGACATGAGGTAATAAGATGGCATaaatgcatatacatatatatactgtagtattTCTTCTACTTTGCGTGCATGTAAAAAACTGACAAAATTTTCACTGTATGGAAAATCAATAGGtgtaagtttatgttgtgattGCTTTCAGATACAAAAATCATAAGATAATAGTGCAAAGTGCTGTCATAATTAAAGCATTTTCAAGCGAATCCGTAAAAAGCTGTGATCATATGATTCAATCTGTGTTTGCTCTTGCttataaaaattatttaaaattatgGTAAGTCTACTGTAAATTTCACAATATATAAGACTAAAATTATATTTAGGATTTTGTAAGAGGTAGTCCTTGGAATTTATTAGCTGATAGCAAGGCAGGAGGCCAGGTTAACTGTACATATTACTTCAGCCCTAAGTTATGGCCACATTCTTCAATTTTATTGTATCTGTAATAAAAACATTGTGTAATTAATTATCAGGTTGGTATGTTCTGCATTGCTTACAAATGTACTTAAGTTGAAACATTACATTTAGGTTTGTCACTGTGTGGCAATGCAATGCATTagtatattatgtattttttagCGGAATTAACCAACTAAAATAACGTGATTTCAATTTCCAATAAAATCCTATATaagatgataatatatatatgacattgattatttatttgtaataattAACTTTCCTGTCTGAAAATCTGATATTATCAAGCTTTCAATTGATGATCTGTGTGAAAATTGATAGGCTTTATAATTAGAAATAATCTTCATAGACTTACTGCATTTTTGTTTATGATCACCTAGTCTGAAGAGctggtgagcttatggcatATAGCCCAGCATCCATCTTCTATTGTCAGCTTTTCCTTAAAATATGTACTAGTCCTGAACGATTGAGTGGACTTTGACCAAATTTTATCTGAACTATCCTTGAGTGAAGGGAACTAGTTTTGTCTAAATGGTTAGTTTGGCCCTACAGGGCCTGAAGGGCTAGGTCTAATAGGTGAAAGATAGCAAATTTAACATAAAATCTTTCTCCTTTTTGTAAGAATGAAAGGATTTTGTCCATATTTAGTCTGAGGCATCTTTTGGTAaaagggaaccaattttgtataaaaacagTGGGACTGGCCCctcacaggggcctgaggggtaaTGTCCAACAGGGGAAATATAGGAAGTTTTTTGTTCTGTAAAGGAagtttttgtacatatttagTCTGATGCATCCTATGTTGAAGTggaacaaattttgtataaaagatTGGTCTGTCCACACAGGAGCCTTAGATGTGGTTTCCAAGAAGGGAAAATCATGTATAGCAACTTTTTttaaatccttcttctgtataAATGAAAGGATGTggttcatatttggtctgaagcatccttcTGTGTGTAGGGGAACCCATTTTGTGTAAATTGTTGATCTGGCACCCCAGGGGCCTTAATTGAGGCCtaatagagaccaaccaaccaattgttttcccattgaccttagtgttaacgttttggattatttcattcaaattcttgaattgaatatgacgattatggtttataacaaaagttaagggtctgatataacacctaataaaaaaaaaaagttgggtccttcagctcaaattttctccagggtagccattttgaaaataggtgaatttcgcagtaaaaattctcaaaaatcttaaatgtttacctgtttactattattacgtgaacttttgggaaaaaaaacaatcggacttaagaaatttatatcaacatttcttattgatagttacctatcaggctacatatctattttctcacttcataacatactggccaatcagtggctgccagacattttatccttggctcaacgttctatacacaggggctgtttcaaaaatatattttttcaattggttggttgttccctatagcatctttcacatttttcaaatataacttttctggaacaggatagaaccataggctatgctatcaaaatatgcagtgcctgactgcaagtcttaggctggtaggttgattcttctattggtaccggatatgaaattcttaagagaaaaccacattaaaattgagttaattttgaaatgtaaattttaatatcttgataagctttgaatttaaagggatggcttttggttaatagccaagtatagaaatcgtgctactcagaaatataaacaaataagatatagaataaagatcaggtggagataactcaatgttatctcccccaccccctaatttctggtctttttgtaaaaaatgaagaaaaaaaggccgaacgagaaaaaaaattagggagtagagccattatttagataaaagagtcgaaacacagacacagaacacggaaccgggcaagtgacaacaaaaaataaccagatatatcaccaaacactgaactggggtagtgacaacagaacaaccaaacacatcaccgaataccgaatcggggtagtgacaacagaacaaccagacacacacccacaccttgaaccggggtagtgccagcagtacaaccagcataccaccgtaccccgagccacgatatataccgctaccattgaaatatagaatgtatgtccgtatctgtccggtctatggtcctccttgtaacactacatgtgtcatattttcatcatcaatcccccctgaatctcaatttctctctaaattctgctacaatgcctccaagatgagaatcccgtccgaaaatgtgctagtcggtcccatcatctggtttccagggacgctagatggcacaaaatgtcatatgcggtagctatatgtagagaccaaccaaccaattgttttcccattgaccttagtgttaacgttttggattatttcattcaaattcttgaattgaatatgacgattatggtttataacaaaagttaagggtctgatataacacctaataaaaaaaaaaagttgggtccttcagctcaaattttctccagggtagccattttgaaaataggtgaatttcgcagtaaaaattctcaaaaatcttaaatgtttacctgtttactattattacgtgaacttttgggaaaaaaaacaatcggacttaagaaatttatatcaacatttcttattgatagttacctatcaggctacatatctattttctcacttcataacatactggccaatcagtggctgccagacattttatccttggctcaacgttctatacacaggggctgtttcaaaaatatattttttcaattggttggttgttccctatagcatctttcacatttttcaaatataacttttctggaacaggatagaaccataggctatgctatcaaaatatgcagtgcctgactgcaagtcttaggctggtaggttgattcttctattggtaccggatatgaaattcttaagagaaaaccacattaaaattgagttaattttgaaatgtaaattttaatatcttgataagctttgaatttaaagggatggcttttggttaatagccaagtatagaaatcgtgctactcagaaatataaacaaataagatatagaataaagatcaggtggagataactcaatgttatctcccccaccccctaatttctggtctttttgtaaaaaatgaagaaaaaaaggccgaacgagaaaaaaaattagggagtagagccattatttagataaaagagtcgaaacacagacacagaacacggaaccgggcaagtgacaacaaaaaataaccagatatatcaccaaacactgaactggggtagtgacaacagaacaaccaaacacatcaccgaataccgaatcggggtagtgacaacagaacaaccagacacacacccacaccttgaaccggggtagtgccagcagtacaaccagcataccaccgtaccccgagccacgatatataccgctaccattgaaatatagaatgtatgtccgtatctgtccggtctatggtcctccttgtaacactacatgtgtcatattttcatcatcaatcccccctgaatctcaatttctctctaaattctgctacaatgcctccaagatgagaatcccgtccgaaaatgtgctagtcggtcccatcatctggtttccagggacgctagatggcacaaaatgtcatatgcggtagctatatgtagagaccaaccaaccaattgttttcccattgaccttagtgttaacgttttggattatttcattcaaattcttgaattgaatatgacgattatggtttataacaaaagttaagggtctgatataacacctaataaaaaaaaaaagttgggtccttcagctcaaattttctccagggtagccattttgaaaataggtgaatttcgcagtaaaaattctcaaaaatcttaaatgtttacctgtttactattattacgtgaacttttgggaaaaaaaacaatcggacttaagaaatttatatcaacatttcttattgatagttacctatcaggctacatatctattttctcacttcataacatactggccaatcagtggctgccagacattttatccttggctcaacgttctatacacaggggctgtttcaaaaatatattttttcaattggttggttgttccctaataAGGGAGATATATAGcaaattgtttaaaatccttTTCCTTCAGAAGTTTTGTAGGACTGAAGCATCCTTGGATGAATAAAGTGAACTAATTTTGTTTAAGCAGTATAGGTCTGGTACCCCAGGAGCCTTAGGGGtagggcccaataggagaaataaaCAAACTCTTTAAAAGTATTTCTTCTGTGCAAAAGTAGTGTTTCCCAATATTCACTGCAGTATCTGATGAGGAATACAGTCCCACTGGgccttttgtttttaattaaccAGTCATGAATGGACATCGATGAACATCATTTGAATATCTAAGATTTATGTTTATATGCCTGTTTTATGTTACAGGGGTATCATCTATGGTGTCAGCCCAGCCCCGTGGATGTAGCTGCCACATTTGTTGGGTGTCTATCTGCAGTTGTATCTGTAGCCAGGTTTTAGTGGTGGTTCCAACACACGTTCAAACTGGATCGTGAGGCCACCTCCGCGCCCGACCATTCTGGGAGAATGGCGGTGACGCGTGTCCCGACTCCACCACCACCAGAAATGTCCTGTCCTGTGGCAGAAAACTGGTgctacacacaagtatgtaacATGTTtagaatttttcaaaatttgttgaatttctttgTGTTTActctttacaaaaaaaatatatcaaagcaATCACATATTTTACTGCATGTTTTgctgccaaaaaaaaaatatatatatatttcaataatgtgcaattaaaaatcatgattttgattttgtcaatGGTAAATAGTGATATTAGTTATGGAATAAGATTTCTTGCAGTGATGATATAAGTTTTATGAAGTTGATAAATTCTGATTTTACACTAACACCCATAAAGATAATCAACACATCACTTTGATCTGATCATGCAtgtattaacatttttattgcaATGTTACAGGTAAAGGTGGTGAAGTTCTCCTATATCTGGACGATTAACAATTTTAGTTTCTGTCGGGAAGAAATGGGAGAGGTACTAAAAAGTTCAACATTCTCAGCTGGGGCCAATGATAAGCTAAAATGGTAAGTGAAAAGGGGAGATAATGAAGATTAAAGGTTCCTCATTCTCGAAATTCCAAGGGTTGCATTCACttacagacaaaataattatttgtgATCACAACCCTTGGATTTCAAAGTTGAAGATTCCTATCAAAGTCTGTTTAAGGGCTCTTAAACAATTAATCTAAAAATACATTCCCTAAAACCTTATCATTAAGAATAGGCTTACAGGCCAGAGTCTTTTGTAAAATGACTTACTTTTAGAGCAAAGAAAGTAAAAGGGATTCCACTTATTTTCTAGCCCattcaaattacatgtatacagatagacCCATTTAATCTGGAGAGAATAGTACAAACTCTGTACAGTTACAGTAAAacttacatatttttttttgcatgtgTAATTTAACAGTTGTATGCATCAATTGCTGATCTGAATCGTCCTGACTCCAAACAGTATTTCTCGTCCTGTGAAGGTCATAAGGATAAGCCAAATGATTATACAGAAGAATGCAAAGCAGttacaaaaatcaataattgaataattagccatataattgtattacaatcCCTGTCATCTGCTGAGCTTTGCAAAatgatatgtttaaaatgttttctctTCCCGAATATTTTGGATATCTAGAGCTCAACCAAGGTTACATAAAATTAGtataaatttatatcaaaagcAAGATCTGCTAATAAAGTCTGTCATTTCTTGTTTGATTATAATGTTAACTAATTGTTACTTGGTTGGAAGATTTCCAAAGTAACTTTGTGTGAAATCTGGTATGTAAGTCAACCTTAATTATAACATTTTTCTCCAAAGACTTTCTTGAAGCAAATTTGATCACATCAGGTATAGAATACCATTCTTTTTAACCAAAGCAGACTAAACGCATTTTAATAGGTTGCACTGACATGATATTTTTTCATAAGACATTGAGAAAGACAAGTCCTAATTTTTCAGGAACTTTTAATTAACTTTTACAAAGTTGATGACCTTTTTCAAAAGCAGTTTTTCTCCAATTCGTTGTTTCCTTGTATTACAGGTGTCTGCGAGTGAATCCTAAAGGCCTGGATGAGGAAAGCAAGGACTATCTATCTCTTTATTTATTATTAGTATCATGTAATAAAAGTGAAGTACGGGCAAAATTTAAGTTCTCCATACTGAATGCCAAACGTGAGGAAACTAAAGCAATGGGTTCGTATAGCTTTCTCTTCTAGATGATTTTGATATCAAACATAATTTAGCATTCTCAAAAATTACAAGTTTAATTATACTCAGATTGCCATGCAGTATAACACCATtacatttgtttgatatttgttgAGCAACATGATATTATAAGACAGTAACAGGATGACGTCACAAATTCTTCAAAGGATTATTTAACATAGTTTAAGTATTCTAAAGTGATCATGTTTGTACATACATAATTAGAAGTTGAGCTTACTGTATAGCTTACAGATTgtcataattttaaaaatgacaaaatatttcactTGCAGAGAGTCAACGTGCATACCGGTTTGTTCAAGGAAAAGACTGGGGGTTTAAAAAATTCATTAGGCGAGATTTTTTAATGGATGAAGCAAATGGTTTACTGCCTGATGATAAGCTGACAATATTCTGTGAAGTAAGTACATCATTGCAGGTCCCcatgttactgtatacatgtatatgctgtGTATTGCCAACTATACATATTTTCTTCTTGTTATAAATGGAAGTGCTTCATATGTCTCATAGTCTCTGGTAGATTTGGTAGAATAAGCTTTAATTTCTGTCTTCCTtcttattacaataaaaaattgAAGCATAAAGAactaaaattcaaattttcattcTGTTCATCCAATTGTCGACTAATATGgcaaattatttcatattttgtctgAAAACTTCGAGATTTCTAAAATGTCTTCAAAATATGTCCAGAtcgtatagaaatatataagtattaagTACCAAGTGACCAACAAACTGTTTCCATTTCAGGTGTCAGTGGTAGGAGACACAGTTAATGTGTCTGGCCAGTCCAATTGTACTCCTGTCAAAGTGCCAGAGTGTCGACTCAGTGATGACCTTGGCAATCTGTTTGAAAGGTCATCGTTTAGTGATGTAACATTGTGTGTAGGAGGACGAGAATTTCAAGCACACAAAGCATTATTAGCTGGTATGTAATTGGTTACACTATTAGGACGGGGAACTATATTCTAAAACTTATCCCAGATTTATTGTAGGATAGACATTTACATGGTCAGATGGGAGATCTGCCACTCTGTTTGCAGTCCTTGACACGAAACTTATCAAAAGGCAAAGCTATGGCTTTTTACTGCAGGCTATGGAAATCATTGTAGTCATAAAGATACATGTCTTGCAGGACTATAATAGATAATTTCAggttatttattcattaatcacTTAACAGTGAAGAAAGGGGAGACTATAATTTTCCCCTCCATCCATCTTGTATTCACACGTAATACCAAAGTTTGTCAGCTCTCTAGTGGTTTCATTCTTCATTATTCAAACTTCAGACACTTGTAAAGAACCGGGCAGTAGGGGACATGTTGCTTTAGCAATGCTTAGTATGCttgttctttttaaaaaaaaacctgatttATTGCACATCATTATACATATCacatctatatattttaactggTAAGTCATATATTACCATGGCAGTAATTTGTTCAATCACTATGTTGaggaaatttaaaatgtttcaatatttaaaactAATGTGAATATGGCATTTATATGCATGTGCCTTTTATGTTCAcacttttaaacaatattatgtGTCATGAATACATTCTTTGTCCTAATAAACCTAAAGAAATCTAATAATCTATCGTAATTTGTGATTTTGCATTATATGTCAAAATAGTTCAAATAATGTTTCTTCTCATTACAGCACGATCTCTTGTTTTCCATGCAATGTTTGAACATGAAATGGAGGAAAGGAAACAAGTAAGTTCCACTGATGTTTGTACCTGACAATACGTCATCTTGTAAGAGCAATAGCTGTCTTAAAATCCATTGAAATGCTGCTATGAGATTAAAATCTAGTTTGGTACCCAGTTAATCAAAAAGCATTTAAATTTTCTCTCTACAGAACAGAGTAGAAATAACAGATGTGGATCATGAGGTGATGAGGGAGATGCTACGGTTTGTGTACACAGGCAAGGCACCAAATCTAGACAAAATGGCAGATGATCTTCTTGCAGCTGCTGACAAAGTAagaaatacacatgtattacatgATGTTCAAGTATCAGGGTAAACTACTGACAATTCCAGATCTAGATTTCAGTTTCAAAAATTTCAATCAATATTTAGAAATGAAATCTTTGTCCATACATGTAATTAAGGTTCTGTCAACTAAATCCTAGCAATGTCGACTACGGTAATATTCACTGCTGAAATTTCATTAAGTACAAGCTTTGCATGTAAATTTATTTAACCCTTTCCTTTAATTTTGTGTATTCATTTTCATCTGCAGTACGCTCTGGACCGGTTAAAGGTTATGTGTGAAGAAGCTTTGTGTTCAAATCTAATTATTGACAATGTATGTGAAGTGTTAGTTCTGGCAGATCTACATAGTGCAGACCAACTAAAGACGCATGCAATCGACTTCATTAACAGGTAGGTATATAGCTGGTTGCTTGCCACAATCAAAGAATTATGCATAATTTTTGTGTAAATAAGTTGCTAAAGCGCAATTATCATGTTTCTTTTCTGGTGATTATTGTTTCATCATCAACAGTgcatttcaaaattttgcatCAAGATTTGTAGATCAAAAAGACTGAATCCAACTTTAACCAACTTAGTTTAAAGGTCACTCGCATAGTGAAAATCTCAACACACCCAACATTTACAGAATGTTTTCAAGATTTTGTAGTCCAGTGACTCCCAAGTATTACTAGTAGGAATGCTGGGAAGACAGATTTTTAAGTTTTACACAATGACCCCATGTCTTGTTTTCTCACATGTTGGTGAGTTTGCTCAAAACTTTCCTCACTGACAAAGCAGAACCTTAATTAGACATAACTTCTGTTAACTGTTCAAACCAGTTATACCTCAGTTCTGGATATTGACTTTAGGTGGAAGCAAGGGGTACAAGTTAGtagttagtacatgtatgttgctTGAACAGTTTCTACTTTGTATTCTATAACAGCCAAAACTTCATGTAAAAATAActtggtggggggggggggggggggggggggatacccaggaatttgttaaaaaaaattacttggATGACTTGTACCATTCTAATTTTAGTTTTCATTGATAATAAGTGATAAATGTTATTTCAACAGTCATGCAACAGATGTGATGGAGACAGCAGGCTGGAAGACACTTATAGAGAGCCACCCTCACCTTATAGCTGATGCTTTCCGTGCTCTGGCAAGTCAACAAAGTCCACCCCTTGGACCTCCTCGCAAGCGAGTCAAGACTTCATAGTGATTCAGTAGGATATGAATGAAACTGACATTTGTTTGGGTTCTTGTCTCTACACAACAGATTAGGTAGGATGcaaatgaaaatgacatttcCTAGAGAATTCTATCTCTACACTATGAAATGGGTATGACACAATTAGTGGTACTGACATTTGTAAGATTTGTTTAAATCCCTGACTTTAGTTGTATTTGGAACTGTTGCCCAGAACAGTCTGATAATACTGTTGTGTGCAGTTGTCTAGCATATGGACTGGTGCGTTTGGACATTAGAAATGTGCTAGTCTGAtgcattatttaataaaaatacaacaaaacagcAAAGCTTTCACATATACCATGGAAAGTTGTTTGTGCTTTCAtaagttatttaaaaaagaaagatgAAGTTCACAACACATAACTCAGCAAATGCTATGTTGCTCCATGTCAATATGTTCGTGGATGCAAATTAATGTGCATGGACCAAGTGTGTAGATGAATCTGCCACTACATTTTACTCTTACTGGAAATAGTTGGAAGATCTTGTCCCGTATTGTGTTTTCCGAAAACTCAAGAATGATTACAAACATACTGGATTTCTCTTGTTTTCCGAAAACTCAAGAATGATTACAAACATACTGGATTTCTCTAAGTATATTTGAACCAGTTCAAGTCAAATAAAATAGAGGCTAAAATGAGCGATCATAGTTAGAAAAGCATTTTCTAGCTTTTCACAAAGGAATGTGTTTACCCTGACATGTTATATTGTCTTTTGGTGTACTTTGAAATTGCCACATTGACCTTTTTCCCCTCATTAAATCAATATTAGTTGTTTGAAAAGTATGATGCAGAAGTCAAATGAGAAAGCAGAAATAAAAACTATTAATTAAAAATTGCACTCCACTATCTTCAAATGGTGAAATCAGCTGGATTGGGGTCAAAAGAATTTTCCAGAA
The window above is part of the Pecten maximus chromosome 2, xPecMax1.1, whole genome shotgun sequence genome. Proteins encoded here:
- the LOC117316234 gene encoding speckle-type POZ protein-like, which codes for MAVTRVPTPPPPEMSCPVAENWCYTQVKVVKFSYIWTINNFSFCREEMGEVLKSSTFSAGANDKLKWCLRVNPKGLDEESKDYLSLYLLLVSCNKSEVRAKFKFSILNAKREETKAMESQRAYRFVQGKDWGFKKFIRRDFLMDEANGLLPDDKLTIFCEVSVVGDTVNVSGQSNCTPVKVPECRLSDDLGNLFERSSFSDVTLCVGGREFQAHKALLAARSLVFHAMFEHEMEERKQNRVEITDVDHEVMREMLRFVYTGKAPNLDKMADDLLAAADKYALDRLKVMCEEALCSNLIIDNVCEVLVLADLHSADQLKTHAIDFINSHATDVMETAGWKTLIESHPHLIADAFRALASQQSPPLGPPRKRVKTS